The genome window ATTTCTATGTTTGGTTGTTAAAATCAATCCGATTGTTATTAGATATAGTTTATATTGCTATTAGATATGGTTTATATTCAATTTTCCATGAAcaagaattttcttttttctaataaCTCCTCCGTGTGGTTGTTAAAATTCTTTAGATttaaaatttcaacaaaaacCAAATTTCTCCTAAATTAAGAATTCTCATTTCCTCCTATAAAGAGAGAAATCTTCCttaagaattgagaattcccatttatttttaatttaatatttataattttcttttgaaaaacacATAATTTCATCAATATCCCACAAATATTGCCTAGTAGAGACTATGAAACACAACAATTCTACTAGGGAGTAGAGACCATGTAACATAATAGATTGTTATATAAGATTATTTTTGTTCCTCTTTGTCAcctgaaacaaacaaacaagttcAGTAAATCACAAGGAGCAATCCTTTCTCCTGCAATGTGGGAAAGAAAGATTTGTTTTTGATGCCAAACATGACTAAAGACTGAGTGATTGTGATCACATCAAGAATTCTACATTTCTCTTCCACTGTGTTTTGACCATTTTCTTTACCGCGCCAAGGTTATTGCTCGGAATCTGACTTTGCGAGAAGAAATTCTTCAACCTGGTTGGCGAATCTCACCTTTGGTCGCTTTTCGCACTGAAAGAAGATAAGGTGAACTTCATTGAATGTTTGaaacacagaggaaaagaaaagtgaAGAGAGACTCTTACAAGAAAACCATTGTATTAAATGATACAGAATAATAGTAAGGACTAGAAGCTTACTGGGATTCTGCAGTGTACATTCAGTTCATAATTCATTAGGCGTAGGCGGTTCATTGCCACCTCTTCCACTTTAGATGCATTTCTGCAAGCTTCTTTAACCTTAActccaacaaaataaaaaaaaaaaaaattaggatgaATTCCTTTACTACCACTTAAATCATAGGAAATGATATATGGATGGATGACAGAATCTGCACAATAAATCATGAATGACAAGAATTGAAACTTTTCAAATACAAAGCCAATTCCCATATCATCTCCCGAGCCCCAACAACACATGACAAATCTGGAAATGCTATATTGCTTAGAATTATGCTACAAGTTCTGGTAATACTTgagaaaataaaacattttaCTGTCAAAATATTTACCAAGGGCGGACAAGGCAGAGTGCAGCTGAGCCGCATGGCTAATAATAGGCTCAGGGTATGTATGATAAGCTATAGTGTTTTGATAAACTCTAAACTCTGCATGTACAATAAAAGAATCCTACAAAACTCTAGGAGGTATTAATTCAAGGAAACATCAATCAAAGTTTTAAAATGCAATAACAATTCTAAACTTCAGTAATTTGACTACAAGGAATGGAGTTATGAGGATATAGATACAAAGTATTTGCGACACTCACCTGATTGGCACTGGCAACACTATTATAATCTGTGTAGAAAGCAGATTTCTCCAGCACATTTCGCAGGTGCTTTAGCTCCCTGATCAACTCTAGGGTGACTTCCTCTGCATCTTGCATCTGATTTCTTGAAAACTCAAATGCTTTGTTTGCATTGAGGCGGAAGGCAGCACAGTTTAAACAAGTGCAGATCCCTCTGCATCCTCTTGGATTTCTTTTAAGAATACCCTTTCTGATGGGGAGAGAAGGAACTCCTAAAGGAACGGAGGCTTCAATTTGCGAAAACTTCTGAGAAATGCTGCTAAATTTAACTCGCTTTCCACCACTAGTATATTTCGTTATGCATTTCATGCAGTCAATTTCAGAGCTAAGTGATGACTGATTTAGTACCATGCTAGTTGCTTCTTTAGACATGGATTCCTGACTGGAAAAGGAGTATCGTCTAATGGATGGAATGCCACATCCATGAGTTACATCTGCATTATCAGACACAGGCTCCAGCTTCTTATTTGCATTTGATGTCGTTTCCTTAACTTGCAAATTTGGTTCCCTTTGTGACTCGATAGTACTTGAGGATTTCATAACCTGCTCAGGAAATGGTAACGCAGACTGATGATTGATAGATGAACAAATGCCGTCACTTAACCTGGGCATTTGAAGAACACTAGCACCAGTAGATTCTTCATTGGTCGTTTCATCAGAATTAGAAGCTGAATATTTTGGGAGTGGATTTTGTTCTGAAATCTTCTCTACTTTTGTACCACCTCTGCAAGCACCTGCCAAAAGTTCTTGAGTTAGGCTGACTTCAATGCATTGATGTGCTGAGTTGCATGAAAGGTCCCAgtgcatttattttcatatagTTGTCATGAAGAGAAAACCATGTACTCACCAGATTCATCTTCAATAATGTTTGTCAGAAACGGAAGCAATCTTCTGTAGTTGAATGAGCTTCGAACCTCAAACATCTTAATCTGTCATCAAGGGTTTTAAATCATTTTTACAGTAAAAAAAAGGTTAAGAACAGTTTAAGAGACTTTCTATATCCAGAGGAAGATATTAGCTTACCATTTTGCACTTAGGACTGGAGCTGATTCTGGAATCCTGAACCGAAACATTTTTGCAGTGAATATTTCTAGTCAATGGATTCCCAAAAACATGATTTTCTGACTCTGATTGAAGAGAGACACCATCACCTGGAGGTGTCGTCTGGAAAATCTGTTTATTTGAACGCCCAATTTGATCTAATATGCTACCATCGCCATCACAGCCACCCCTCAACTTGTCATCCCCTTGTGCATTAGACACCGGATGACACTGATTCTGAGCTCCACAATCATGTTTCTTAATAACTCTAGACCCGTCAGATTGCTTTGCATCATCAAAATAGTCTCTGACATCTCCACCTTCGCTTGACTGACTACTGTCCATATGATCTAAATTTTGAGTTTTGCAAGCAAAATTATTATCATGTGACTCAGACTTTCGAGTCTCCATAAGCTTGGTATCATCAGATTTCACACTATTTTCATCACACCTGTCTAAATTGGTGTTTTTCAATGCTACAGGGGAACCAATGCTTGAGTTATCAGAGTTAAGAATTTCACTAGGAACTCCTGCATTGACTTTCTCGATCCCAGCATTGTCAGAAAGATCAATGGTTGAACCGTTTGGAATTGAAGATTCAGTGATGCCTAAAAGAGATATTGATTGTGACTCATTACCATGCAAATCATCagcacaactctctccaggtGAATTCTCAGGGTTTGGTTTTTCTTTAATCACTTGAGATTGGGAAGCAGACACAGGCTGAAAGAGTTTTTGTTCTAGACCACTCTCGATTCTAGCCGACTGTCCTATTTTCTGAACACCTATAGAGATCAACAGCAACCCAGTTTAGTTTCACTGTTTTATTCTTGACTGTGTACAATTATTATTTGGATTTCAACAtaactgtgtgtgtgtgtttgcataCAAGAACAAAAGACGGGAGCAGAGGAATTACTGGGTTTATCTTTTGAGATATCCATCAAGTAAGGTAGTAGTCTTCTATAGCTGAATGAGCCCGGAGTTTTGAACAGTTTCCCCCGAACACCCCGAGTAAGAATCTATGTCGAAAACCCATACCAGTATACATTAGTTCAGAAATCATAGTTCAATAAATAGAATTAAATTCGATTACACTAAAACCAATCTTCAATGAACAAGTACAATCAAATGCAAATTTAAGCAATCTTAGGGTTCTTACTGATTTCACCGGCCCATCAACTCTATTTTGCTTGTCATTAGCGCCACCGAAAACCTCTTCACCGTGCCCATCATTCTGAGTGTTGCTTCTATGCACATGTTCCGTATTGTGTGATTCATATTCCACTTTGTTGCGTAAGATCTCAGCATCAGGAGGCGTTGTAGCAACAGATCtatcttcaatattttcttGTTGCTCCATTTCAACTTCCCCAATATCCCCAATCGCTTTCAAATCATCGAAAACCTTTCCAATCGAACCATCTTTGCCAAAGCAGTCAGAATTGGAAGTCTTAGGTTGCAAATCCACGGCACTGCGAGAAACCCCatctccaaatccttcaatcttCCCCTCAAAAACCTTTACATCCTCATTTTCTTCACCCGTGGAAGAAACCCTGCTGGGGCGGAGATCTTTGACTGAGCTCCAGGGAGCTGTTCTGCGTTTTTTGTTGAGAGCTAACAAACAGAAGAGATCTGAATATTGGGTTCCATGGCAAGAAGAATCGGACCGGAACCTGCCGGAGCGATTGCAGTGGAGGTAGATCTGTGATCGGCTGCGGGTGAAGATTCCCCTGAAAGGGTTTTCAGGGGCAGACGGTTCTTTCCGTTTCTTTGAGTAGCTATGGCTTCGTTGATTCGCTTGTTCCATGTCTGTCTGTCTGAgagggggagagggagagggagagagtgagAGGATTTGGAGGGAGAGATTGGGGAAAAGCTATCGAGATCACTGTATTTTGTGGCGCGAAAAAACTTGGAGGGATGAGTTCTTGGCgggaaataataaaataaatgtgtACTTAGTGGATATGGATATAAAATTTGGGCCTTGGACATTATCAGTTAAAGAGTTTAATGGGCTTTGAGCCATACCTAAGGAAAATGGGCCTGATCATTTTTGGCCACTACATTTGTCTAAGTGGCTGAAGTGCTAAGTTTGAGTTCTCAATTACCGACGAGAGTtggtttggttgacaatcgactgagttaaacatatgtgttcaaagttcgattccaatcGCAAACGTAATTCTATGTGGtatgtcaaaaataaaattgagttCTCAGTTGATCTTCTAACCCGCTTTCCAGTAAGCATATGGGCATTCCTTAATCTTTTGACCCGCTTTCCAATAAACATATGGTATTCATTCCTTAATCTTTTTGGCCTGCTTTGATTTTATCCAGCATCAAATTCCTTAATCTTCTGACCTGCTTTGATTTTATCCAGCTAAAATCTCTTACTATTGCTAACAAACCTCatctttttagaaaaaaaaatgattccaAAGATAAATCCCAAGATTTTAACTCTTTTGGACAATATATCCTAATTTTCAACATCATAATCCTAGATTTCAGACAAATGTTATCATAATCCCTACAACATGAATAAAAAATTAGCATAAAATCTCCCTACTTTTACCACGTATCCCATGTTGATTTGTTGAGAATAGCCATCGATCGGTCGACATCATATTTGGTAGAAAAGACGGGCCTACTTTACACAATAAGGCACAAACCAAGCGTAGAAATTTTATATACGAGACTCAAATAAAACTGTAATGAGACAACAAACTATTTTCTTATTACCATTAGGAAGTTAATTTCTAAATAATTTACTCATTTAGTGCTTCTCCTTGTAATCTTTCACCCCCCGTATTTCCGTAAAGAAGTCAAAAGTGTTTtaagattaaaagaaaaaaactaaaaaagtgTGAGAGAACGCGTTGCGTATGGATAGAACCAAATAAAAATGGCAATCACCAGCTAACAAAAACAGATTTCCAACCAGCAGAAGAATATTTCttaattttgttgtgttggcAACAGCTCATTTTCATTATGCTATGACAGGGCACCTATCTAACATCATTTCTCTTTTTTGCTAAAAAgtatccaaaccatcaatctatacatatacatatacatatatatatatatcaacatgTGCAGAAGTGCAAAAAGtcagttttttttaataaaaaggaaaaaggtccTACCTTACAAAAAGCCGTGTGAAATAGCTTTCCGTCCTTCTTAGACCATCATGCTCATGTCTCTGCTAAACatcttatttttcataaaattgaaaagaaaacaggaaaaaaaaaaaaccattcaaaaatatGACTATGAATGagcagaaaaacaaaaacccagatAAACAATGATGCAAAAGGAgagcaatatatatatttatattcataAATAACAGATCAGAAAACAACATAAAATGCCCTCATCAAGACTAAAACAAGTGATTAGCTATAAAATTTAGAATAGCAGATAATTCTCCTTTTTTCCAGCTTTAACAATCAAAGATTGTGACAAAGAACTCaaatatgaaataaaacaaTGCTACACTTGGTTGAGTCACTGAGTCGAACCTCATGCAATAAGTTGATTTTCGCCTTCATCACCGGCCCGTTGAAGAAAATGTGTTAAACTCTGATGGTTTTGAGGGAATGCTTGACCGGGTATGAGTGTAAGATGCATCATACATTGTGGAAGTACCTTCGTCAGCCATCCACATTTGAACAGCTTGAGGAAGGCTCATGTTAGTGTCAATGCCAACAAAGCTATCATCTTCTTGGCTGGAAGGCTTCCACTGCTCTACCAGAGGACCCAAAATGTTGACTGCATGCCCCATATCGGGTCTCTGGTTTGGCTCACGAGCGGTGCAATGACCTGCAAGCTCAGACACTCTGCTGATGCTTGCCATTGTCTCCTCATCAGAGTTGAGAGATTCATCAATAGCCTTTGAAAAGTTGTCTTTGTTAATTAGAGCCCTACGGAACCACGTGACTAAGTGAGGATCATCTGGCATGGTGTCATCCAAAGCTTTTCTACCAGTGATAAGCTCCATCAAAACCACTCCAAATGCATACACATCCACTTTCGTCGTCACCCTCCCAGTAGCTGTCAAAGATAAACTAGACTGAATTAATATGCAAATTCAAAGTGCAAACCACTTGTTGATCGAGTAAATTCAATTCAGAATCAAGATGGACCAGACAAATGCATCAAGCTTACTTGGAACTAAAGGCATAAAAATTAGAATATATAGAGGGAGGTGGGGAGTATTTTAGCTAGATACCAATTATTTCTTTAAGGAATTAACTTATTTTTTAGCAATTAGCCTAATTTAATTCAGCAAAACTAAGGAATAAGGATGCACTTCATTTAATCAGAAAAAGAAGATTCATAATCTAACATTCAAGTTTTTTTATTATGGATGTCCTGGTGAGCAAAATCAAGCTAAGTAGTTATCACATGCAACAAATGGACAGCAGCAaagcaataaaataaaataattttattgatcaacCCTGAAAAGcatagaaaataaaagagaCCGGAAAAAAATACAAGGGGAATTGATTGCATATTTAATCAAGGAAAACCACGGTAAAGATAAGAAAAATTCTATCAACCTTATGGTCCTGATGACTattgttcttttttatttcaataaatgcCTGCCTAGGAGAAACCATAAAACCAAAGAAGGCGGTGTTCTAATTCTATGCCACTTTTGGCCCCCTCTCCTTCAGAATGCTAAAACTTGTGTGGGAAACTCACTCACAGAAGCCCACTATGGCAAGGCAGCAGACACTGAATTTTCAGCAATCAAGGTGATATGTTAGAAAAGTGTTATTCTGTCTTGACCAGCTGATGAGAACATCTATACAGTTAAAATGTTACCCTGAAATCTTAAGCCAACATTTTTATTGCAAACTAATCCCATGCAACTGCCACAGTTACTTAAACGAATACTCTCCCgtatatttaaaaaatcaagGCTGCACAAATTGGAGCAATTGAATCTGCATGTAACATGAAGCACAAGAAGTTTTCTTTAACAGGACTCATATAAATAAACATGAACTTATTTACTTACCAGCATACTCGGGTGCAAGATACCCGAATGTTCCTGCCAATCTTGTCTCAACAGAATACTTCCCATCAGGCGCATTTTTAACCAAACCAAAGTCTGAAACTTTAGCTCTCAAGTCATCTCCAAGAAGTATGTTAGAAGGCTTTAAGTCTCTGTGGATGAAACTTTGTTGTGCCAACCCATGCAGGTATTCCACACCGCGTGCAACATCCAGTGCAATTGTAACCCTCTGCTTCCAAGTCAGGGGAGAGTATCCCAGCTCACGCCATTCAAACAAATGTTGCCCTAAAGTACCTTTTGGCATGTACTCATATACTAAAAGCCTCTCATTCCCATTTATACAGTAGCCCAAAAGCGCAACCAAATGCCTATGTCTAACCTTAGAAAGCACGGCAATCTCTGCCTGAAACTCATTCAATCCTTTCGTACCCATAACTGTAGATTCCATTCTCTTCACAGCGATTTGAGTCCCATCATGCAATTCGCCTTTATAAACCACACCAAAGCCTCCTCTACCCAAAATGTTATTCTCACTGAAATTATTCGTCACCTGTCGTAAAACTTCAATCGAAATTACAACATTTCCTCCATCAAAAAAATTACGATCACTGTGATTACCACTGCTCTGGCTTTGCAAATCAGTCCGACCTCCACCAGTCCCATTCATGCCGTTCTTAGCAGCTGCCTGGCCGTCTTCCTTATTTTCCACCCTCCCTAATTTACCAGGTCGCTTTTTGACACAGTAGTTATACAGCACAAACATTATAACAGCAATGAAAATCACAACACCAATAACAACACCAGCAATAACAGCACCTGATAAACTGTTTTTAGCACCATTAGGTCCTGCAGCTGGTGTGGTGCCATTGTTGGAATCTGGACTTCCTCCAGCGTCAGGGCTCCTATCAGTCCCAAGCAGAGGATTACCCTCTTTAATCAGCTTCACACCAGTCGGAAACACTGGGATTTTCCCAAAGAGATTGTTATTCGAGACATCAAGATTGACTAGCTGATCCAATTTAGTCAAGCTATCTGGAATTGGACCCGTCAAGTTATTATTCTGCAGATACAGATTCTTGAGGGCCGTGAGATTCCCAATTGCAGGAGAAATCCTCCCTGAGAGTTGCTTATTTGCGAGACTCACTGTGATGACTCTCCCCTGGGAATCGCAGGTAACGAAAGCCCAGCCCTGACATGCATTGTTCCCTTCCCAAGAATCAGACAGCGTAATCGGGTACCCAAAACCCCCAGCAACCTCAATTAATGTCTCAACCTGCGGATCACAGGAGGGAACCCCTTTGTCTGCACAGAAGTTATTGGTTCCTGTAATTTCCACAGTGGTGACTTTCGGAGGGAACACTGGAAAAGGACCCTGCAACTTGTTGTTGGATAGAGACACATTCTGCAAGTTGGGAAGATTCATCAGCGACTGAGGCACGATCCCGGAGAGCAGATTGTCACGGAGCTGCAAATCGAAAAGGCTCTCGCATTTGGTGAGGTCCGGGATCGGACCAGTGAACTGGTTCTTATGCAGCCACGCCGTTACCAACTGCGACATGGACGACAACACGTCGATGGGTCCAGACAAGCCAGTAGCCTGATTGTTGAGCCATAGGTTTTGAATCCCCGATCCTCCGAACGAATGCGGCAGAGGCCCAGTGAGATTGTTGTATGATAGCCTCACATTCTGCAAATTGGAGAAGGAATCGAATATATCAGGTATAGTACCATACAAGCTAGCATTGTTGAGAACCAGATTGGTGAGACTCGACGACCCCGTCAACTCTTGAGGGAACGGCCACGGCGCAAGATTCCCATTCTCGCCAAGGCTGAGGGATTGCAAGGAAGAGAGACCTTGGAAGCAACCAGTAGGAATGGAGGAGAAATTGTTGTCGTCAAGATAAACCGTCTGCAGATTTGTGAGATTCGCCAAGGAAGGTAATTCTCCGGAGAGAGAGTTTCCCTGGAGAGAGAGTGACTGGAGCTGGGACATCGTAGACAGCTCCGCTGGCAGAGTGCCGGTGAGCTTGTAATTAGCGAGATTAATGCCGGTTACCCTGTTGGAGGAGTCACATTTGACCTCTTTTTTCCAACCGCAGTAAGCTAAGGAAGCCTTGGTGGACCAGCCGGTGGGGGTAGGCTGGAGGGCGGAGGCGAGCTTGGCCATGGCGTCGCTATCATCGGCGGCGGCGGCTGAGTCCCACAttgagaggaggaggaggagaagagaaaagacGAGAATTTTACGGTGACCCATTGGTGtacagagagagaaaaaaaacccaCTGGGATTTTACTCGGTTTCTCTATCTTTGATAGCTATACAGGGATTTTCTAGGCGGCGAGACTATTTACACCCCTCTTTTTGCTAGATAAACCCCTTTGACATTGACAAGTGACAAGACATACTCTTTGTTAATACTAACTAGCAGTTCTTTTACTTTTGTGTCAGAAAAATGTTGGAATTTTGATGTAAATGAAAAGTCTCACAGAcatagtctctctctctcttgcgcCCCTACTGCCTTGGAATTTGCCCCatccctctctctcctcttgtCTGTTTTGTAACCTCTActtgggtgtatatatatatattaaggtaagaaatatatatatgtatgtattaacgtaagaaatatatatatatatatatatatatatatatatatttcatttttaatgaaaaaggcatcatttaaatttgttatttgaatattcgatatggGTATAAATTTGATACGTTAAACACacgcaaacaaaaatatttgacgacaacatttgtttttttttctttggaaaactatgaacttcaatatatatcttaaatgaatAATTTTTAATGACATAGAACCCAACACATATCGTTACCTAACAAAACCTAAGTTTATatatttacttgttcggatttgGCCTAAACAcagaaatcttatttttatttgtagattATGAATCTAAGAAAACTCttccatgcaaaaaaaaaatagtaacccTAAAATGCTCATTAATACATACTAAAGAAGCACTTATTCATGGAATATATTAGTTAATAACATTTTTTGATAACTAAGAATTCCTCAACCCAACATATCTATCATACATGTTGGTTAGCACTAAACTCGAGCCGCCAACTCAACCCACTCCACGCTAGCGATAGATAAGACCGGGCTTTATGGGGAGAACGAGACCGAAGCTCATAAAATCGAGTTATTCCAGAAGGTCTCCCATGGGTCTTTGGCTCATTCTTATAATAAGGTATTGTCAAAATAATTCTTATACTAAATTAataagttgtgaggtgtttggtgaaaattTTACTGTTGTTAATGGTTAAGCTGtgtaaatttttgtttgattgtattaattattattaatgaataaaaataatttatttcatatatataagttattacaactataaatgaataaatattaatttattataagaattgttaatttattatttataatagttattaatttactttaatatttattcagaatggataattaattcattataataattactaatttattataacaattattaatttattataagaccGTCCATTACTTGCACgtaaaatttttttatgtaaGACCGTCCATTAGTAGCACATAGTTCGAGAGATTTTTATGTAACATTTTCATCCAACTTTGACATGCTACTCTTAAGGAGCTTTTCTGGAGCATTTCGAAATTGTTCTCATTATTGTCCCCAATAATTTAATGTTATTCCAAGATTACCCCTCATTTATTGACACCTTTTGATGATTATAGGACTATCCTACCGGTAAGATACAATATGTAgcatagtgataggatacttaatgtatcctaccggtagtatacggtatgtatcctagtgataggatatttatgtatcctaccggtaggatactacatagtgataggatacttaatgtatcctaccggtaggatacaatatgctGCATAGTGATAGAATACTTAATGTTTCCCACCGGTAGGAGACGGTATGTATCCTATCACTAtgctacatattgtatcctatacttaatgtatcctaccggtaggatagg of Tripterygium wilfordii isolate XIE 37 chromosome 13, ASM1340144v1, whole genome shotgun sequence contains these proteins:
- the LOC120012054 gene encoding uncharacterized protein LOC120012054, whose protein sequence is MEQANQRSHSYSKKRKEPSAPENPFRGIFTRSRSQIYLHCNRSGRFRSDSSCHGTQYSDLFCLLALNKKRRTAPWSSVKDLRPSRVSSTGEENEDVKVFEGKIEGFGDGVSRSAVDLQPKTSNSDCFGKDGSIGKVFDDLKAIGDIGEVEMEQQENIEDRSVATTPPDAEILRNKVEYESHNTEHVHRSNTQNDGHGEEVFGGANDKQNRVDGPVKSILTRGVRGKLFKTPGSFSYRRLLPYLMDISKDKPSVQKIGQSARIESGLEQKLFQPVSASQSQVIKEKPNPENSPGESCADDLHGNESQSISLLGITESSIPNGSTIDLSDNAGIEKVNAGVPSEILNSDNSSIGSPVALKNTNLDRCDENSVKSDDTKLMETRKSESHDNNFACKTQNLDHMDSSQSSEGGDVRDYFDDAKQSDGSRVIKKHDCGAQNQCHPVSNAQGDDKLRGGCDGDGSILDQIGRSNKQIFQTTPPGDGVSLQSESENHVFGNPLTRNIHCKNVSVQDSRISSSPKCKMIKMFEVRSSFNYRRLLPFLTNIIEDESGACRGGTKVEKISEQNPLPKYSASNSDETTNEESTGASVLQMPRLSDGICSSINHQSALPFPEQVMKSSSTIESQREPNLQVKETTSNANKKLEPVSDNADVTHGCGIPSIRRYSFSSQESMSKEATSMVLNQSSLSSEIDCMKCITKYTSGGKRVKFSSISQKFSQIEASVPLGVPSLPIRKGILKRNPRGCRGICTCLNCAAFRLNANKAFEFSRNQMQDAEEVTLELIRELKHLRNVLEKSAFYTDYNSVASANQVKEACRNASKVEEVAMNRLRLMNYELNVHCRIPCEKRPKVRFANQVEEFLLAKSDSEQ
- the LOC120012905 gene encoding receptor-like kinase TMK4, whose product is MGHRKILVFSLLLLLLSMWDSAAAADDSDAMAKLASALQPTPTGWSTKASLAYCGWKKEVKCDSSNRVTGINLANYKLTGTLPAELSTMSQLQSLSLQGNSLSGELPSLANLTNLQTVYLDDNNFSSIPTGCFQGLSSLQSLSLGENGNLAPWPFPQELTGSSSLTNLVLNNASLYGTIPDIFDSFSNLQNVRLSYNNLTGPLPHSFGGSGIQNLWLNNQATGLSGPIDVLSSMSQLVTAWLHKNQFTGPIPDLTKCESLFDLQLRDNLLSGIVPQSLMNLPNLQNVSLSNNKLQGPFPVFPPKVTTVEITGTNNFCADKGVPSCDPQVETLIEVAGGFGYPITLSDSWEGNNACQGWAFVTCDSQGRVITVSLANKQLSGRISPAIGNLTALKNLYLQNNNLTGPIPDSLTKLDQLVNLDVSNNNLFGKIPVFPTGVKLIKEGNPLLGTDRSPDAGGSPDSNNGTTPAAGPNGAKNSLSGAVIAGVVIGVVIFIAVIMFVLYNYCVKKRPGKLGRVENKEDGQAAAKNGMNGTGGGRTDLQSQSSGNHSDRNFFDGGNVVISIEVLRQVTNNFSENNILGRGGFGVVYKGELHDGTQIAVKRMESTVMGTKGLNEFQAEIAVLSKVRHRHLVALLGYCINGNERLLVYEYMPKGTLGQHLFEWRELGYSPLTWKQRVTIALDVARGVEYLHGLAQQSFIHRDLKPSNILLGDDLRAKVSDFGLVKNAPDGKYSVETRLAGTFGYLAPEYAATGRVTTKVDVYAFGVVLMELITGRKALDDTMPDDPHLVTWFRRALINKDNFSKAIDESLNSDEETMASISRVSELAGHCTAREPNQRPDMGHAVNILGPLVEQWKPSSQEDDSFVGIDTNMSLPQAVQMWMADEGTSTMYDASYTHTRSSIPSKPSEFNTFSSTGR